Part of the Oryzias melastigma strain HK-1 linkage group LG24, ASM292280v2, whole genome shotgun sequence genome, ACCCCCGCCGCTTTGTCATCTTCCCCATCCAGTACCACGACATCTGGCAGATGTACAAGAAGGCCGAGGCCTCTTTCTGGACGGCAGAGGAGGTAAGTGTTCTGCTGCTTTAGATCTGTGATTTTTGGACCTTCTGAACCAACACTTTTGTCTGTTTAGGTGGATCTGTCCAAAGATCTGCAGCACTGGGAGACTTTGAAGGATGATGAGCGCTTCTTCATCTCTCATGTGCTGGCCTTCTTTGCAGCCAGTGATGGGATAGTTAACGAGAACCTGGTGAGAAATCTGCAGCTGCTTGTTGGATTGTTCTTTAGTCAGCTCCATGtctgagttatctctctttttCACCACCAGGTGGAGCGGTTCACACAGGAAGTTCAGGTGACAGAGGCCAGGTGTTTCTATGGTTTCCAAATAGCGATGGAGAACATTCACTCTGAGATGTACAGCCTCCTGATTGACACTTACATCAAAGATCCAAAggagaggtgagctgcaggACTCTCTAGTAACATCCTTTTACAGTATTAGTCATGACCGATCAAAGACTGAACCTCATCTTCCCCCCTCAGAGAATACCTGTTTAACGCCATCGAGACTCTTCCGTGCGTGAAGAAGAAGGCGGACTGGGCCCTCAACTGGATCGGTAACAAGAGTGCTGCCTATGGTGAGCCAACTAACAGTGTGGCGCCCGCTGCCCCAGACCGCCATACTGACGGCATGTTTCTCCACCTTCAGGGGAGAGGGTGGTGGCCTTTGCAGCGGTGGAGGGGATCTTCTTCTCTGGCTCCTTTGCTGCCATCTTCTGGCTGAAGAAGAGGGGCCTGATGCCCGGCCTGACCTTCAGTAATGAGCTCATCAGCAGAGACGAGGTGAGGGCTttgaataaattgatttaatttggtatcaaaattcttgtattttttattatttaattatgttaaaaagttacatttaaaaaatggcattctgctagctttttggactgttttggcatgtactaagatttttttaggctatattggagtttagctaatgtttcagctacatgctagctgttttggttaatttcagcttttttttttttagtcgatttttggagttaaactaaaattttacatgctagcttgttaAGCTAagttggctaatatttcagctaaattctAGCTATATATTGCTATAtgctaaattattattattattattttaattaaaaaattttgtttagtttagactaaacaaaacatcagtttctttttttttgtttttcctaatttgacatttagctaatattttaactggctatccgtttcagcagccaaattcagcttacagcattcacactaacattattgcagacAATACTATATATCTCATTCATAATTATtctaaaaagttgcagttttaaaaatgtagttttagtgtttaataaatgtttatcctgttcgacctgcgacccaagttgtgttttggatcttggccACTTGTGCGACTGGGTTTGACAGCTGTGTTCTGCTGCCTTCAGGGACTCCACTGCGACTTTGCCTGCTTGATGTTCAAACACCTGGTGAACAAGCCCTCTGCAGAAACGGTCACAAAGATCATCAGGAACGCTGTTGAGATCGAGCAGGTCGGTCTGGGAGCGGCTCTGTAGTCCTGCTGCCGCTCCGTTCAGCTGCTTAACCTTCTGCTCTGTGCAGGAGTTCCTGACCGAGGCTCTGCCCGTCAAGCTGATCGGGATGAACTGCGAGCTGATGAAGCAGTACATCGAGTTCGTAGCCGACaggctgctgctggagctgggcTTCCCCAAGGTGAGATgggtgggcggggcttaaaTGTGTTGCGTGCAGGAGTGATGAGAAGCGCAGGGGTACGGACCTCAGCCGCTGATGGGGGCTGAGCGCTGCTGCAGAGGCTGTCAGGAACATGTGGTTCACTGTCAGACCAGCAGCAGCGTGACACAGACGCCACGCTGACCTGCAGCAGGACGCCACCATCCTCTCTGCAGCAACACCTGCCGGGCCTCTGAACGCCTTTCTGTCCACAGGTCTACCGAGCAGAGAACCCTTTTGACTTCATGGAGAACATCTCTCTGGAAGGAAAGACCAACTTCTTTGAGAAGCGAGTGGGAGAGTACCAGAGGATGGGGGTCATGGCGGGCCCCACGGACAACACCTTCAGGCTGGACGCCGACTTCTGAGTCGCCTCAAAATTTGGAAGTTTGGTCGGACTATTATGATATGCACTAATCCTAAGtgcatttttagagttttaaaaaccaGAGAAACATGAGctttaaaatgtcagttttattcttttaacttctatttgtaataaatgtttatcatttttgtagAGGTATAATTGTGTTtactggctttttttttgtcgtgTTTAAGTCCTCTCATGAATATCATGTGAGTTGAGTTTCCCCcccttctaaaaaaaaaagaaaaattcttgaACAAAGAGTTACAGGGTTAATTGCTCGGTTTATTATTTGAATGTACAGAGTTAGAAAAACGGAATACATCATTGGTCAGTGCAGGTAAAGGGGTCAGGGATATCGGGATATTTCAGCCTCGGTACTAAAGGA contains:
- the LOC112158089 gene encoding ribonucleoside-diphosphate reductase subunit M2 is translated as MSDLRGKSVQLGLKPVNMLSTRSPLSVKTDNSLNVKMSDMALNKENTPPSLNSSRVLGSKAARKIFNDAKSSRTEEPLLQENPRRFVIFPIQYHDIWQMYKKAEASFWTAEEVDLSKDLQHWETLKDDERFFISHVLAFFAASDGIVNENLVERFTQEVQVTEARCFYGFQIAMENIHSEMYSLLIDTYIKDPKEREYLFNAIETLPCVKKKADWALNWIGNKSAAYGERVVAFAAVEGIFFSGSFAAIFWLKKRGLMPGLTFSNELISRDEGLHCDFACLMFKHLVNKPSAETVTKIIRNAVEIEQEFLTEALPVKLIGMNCELMKQYIEFVADRLLLELGFPKVYRAENPFDFMENISLEGKTNFFEKRVGEYQRMGVMAGPTDNTFRLDADF